One Streptomyces mobaraensis NBRC 13819 = DSM 40847 DNA segment encodes these proteins:
- a CDS encoding FG-GAP repeat domain-containing protein gives MTTVSRVSRRGLSRLVTAAVAVALVGGTAGVAAAHTSGAQVAAAKSPSASAPVFQVGAVTAKGDDFYVYEVDGKGGLKPREARDPWKDLSEIAQVDRDADGRHDGDYFITENGRDLKFHGITGKDTNLVPNYGYFYHGLISPGDLGGGNAADLVALGKGGTANVRFNKFDGGLVSEIQLRGAEWGTYTELAGRGDYSGDGKTDIVAHDRDGVLWLYKGTGDAQKPFEARTRIGGGWNKYHHLFSNGDTDGDGHSDLMAIDNDGALWLYKGTGEAAAPFKAPVKIGNSGWNQYRLVF, from the coding sequence ATGACTACTGTTTCGCGTGTTTCTCGGCGCGGTCTCTCGCGCCTTGTCACCGCCGCCGTCGCGGTGGCCCTGGTCGGGGGGACGGCCGGAGTCGCCGCCGCGCACACGTCGGGCGCCCAGGTCGCCGCCGCGAAGAGCCCGTCGGCTTCCGCGCCGGTGTTCCAGGTCGGTGCCGTCACCGCCAAGGGTGACGACTTCTACGTCTACGAGGTCGACGGCAAGGGCGGCCTGAAGCCGCGCGAGGCCCGCGACCCGTGGAAGGACCTGAGCGAGATCGCCCAGGTCGACCGCGACGCCGACGGCCGTCACGACGGTGACTACTTCATCACCGAGAACGGCCGCGACCTCAAGTTCCACGGCATCACCGGCAAAGACACCAACCTCGTGCCCAACTACGGGTACTTCTACCACGGCCTCATCTCGCCCGGCGACCTCGGCGGCGGCAACGCGGCCGACCTCGTCGCACTGGGCAAGGGCGGGACGGCCAACGTCCGCTTCAACAAGTTCGACGGCGGGCTCGTCAGCGAGATACAGCTCCGGGGCGCCGAGTGGGGGACGTACACCGAGCTGGCGGGCCGGGGCGACTACTCCGGTGACGGCAAGACCGACATCGTCGCCCACGACCGGGACGGCGTGCTCTGGCTCTACAAGGGCACCGGCGACGCCCAGAAGCCCTTCGAGGCCCGCACCCGGATCGGCGGCGGCTGGAACAAGTACCACCACCTCTTCTCCAACGGCGACACCGACGGCGACGGCCACAGCGACCTGATGGCCATCGACAACGACGGCGCCCTGTGGCTGTACAAGGGCACGGGCGAGGCCGCCGCGCCCTTCAAGGCCCCGGTGAAGATCGGCAACTCGGGCTGGAACCAGTACCGTCTGGTCTTCTGA
- a CDS encoding FG-GAP repeat domain-containing protein: protein MTTVSRVSRRGLSRLVTAAVAVALVGGTAGVAAAHTTGAQVAAAKKPSASAPVFPLGAVAKKGDAFYYYEADGKGGLKPRQASGAKFTDVTQATWVDRDADGRQDGNYYVERGDLKFIGLAGHARTVVPGFGHFKDTILSPGNLAGSRQSDLLARSKSGHLSLYTVKEDGTFSGENLVPGKEWGQYTDLAGRGDLTGDGKTDIVARDKSGTLWLYKGTGKANKPFEARTKVGGGWNKYTKVFSNGDLNGDGHSDLLAVDGKGALWLYKGTGKAAAPFKAPVKIGNSGWNQYRLVY from the coding sequence ATGACTACTGTTTCGCGTGTTTCTCGGCGCGGTCTCTCGCGCCTCGTCACCGCCGCCGTCGCGGTGGCCCTGGTCGGGGGGACGGCCGGAGTCGCCGCCGCGCACACGACGGGCGCCCAGGTCGCCGCCGCGAAGAAGCCGAGCGCTTCCGCGCCGGTGTTCCCGCTCGGTGCCGTCGCCAAGAAGGGCGACGCGTTCTACTACTACGAGGCCGACGGCAAGGGCGGTCTGAAGCCGCGCCAGGCCAGTGGCGCGAAGTTCACCGACGTCACGCAGGCCACCTGGGTGGACCGCGACGCGGACGGCCGCCAGGACGGCAACTACTACGTCGAGCGCGGCGACCTGAAGTTCATCGGCCTCGCGGGCCACGCCCGCACCGTCGTGCCGGGCTTCGGTCACTTCAAGGACACCATCCTGTCGCCGGGCAACCTTGCCGGCTCCCGGCAGTCGGACCTGCTGGCCCGCAGCAAGAGCGGTCACCTGAGCCTGTACACCGTCAAGGAGGACGGCACCTTCTCCGGTGAGAACCTGGTCCCCGGCAAGGAGTGGGGTCAGTACACCGACCTCGCGGGCCGCGGCGACCTGACCGGTGACGGCAAGACGGACATCGTCGCCCGCGACAAGTCCGGCACGCTCTGGCTCTACAAGGGCACGGGCAAGGCGAACAAGCCCTTCGAGGCCCGCACCAAGGTCGGCGGCGGCTGGAACAAGTACACCAAGGTCTTCTCCAACGGCGACCTGAACGGCGACGGCCACAGCGACCTGCTGGCCGTCGACGGCAAGGGCGCGCTGTGGCTCTACAAGGGCACCGGCAAGGCCGCCGCGCCCTTCAAGGCCCCGGTGAAGATCGGCAACTCGGGCTGGAACCAGTACCGCCTGGTCTACTGA